In Paenibacillus guangzhouensis, a single window of DNA contains:
- a CDS encoding VWA domain-containing protein, whose protein sequence is MDNVVDTQTVSRWRMILGASAEKQLAGCCAGGSIALSEEERMMDEALAAIYDDTGEEEAGQHNTRTSTGRNAGLGKSAPRLSKWLGDVRRCFPEDVVSIIQNDAMERKGWKQLLFEPEVLAHVKPDIQLVGTLLSLKGRIPEKTKDTARMLVSSVVDELVKRLEQDIRRAVTGALNRRQHSPLPSVSGIDWKRTIQRNLKHYDRESRQIIPEKFYFFDRAQRSQEWTVILDIDQSGSMADSVIWASVIGSIFASIPALRTRVVVFDTEVVDLTEQCANDPVEMLFGIQLGGGTDINKSVAYCEQFVEEPKKTLFIIISDLYEGGNQSALIRRMRELREAGVRTMCLLALSDQGQPFYDEHVARQLARDGTPCFACTPALLPELVEGALKGFDLVELAKRVGTKKE, encoded by the coding sequence ATGGATAACGTTGTAGATACACAGACGGTGTCCAGATGGAGAATGATATTAGGTGCTTCTGCGGAGAAACAGCTTGCAGGCTGTTGTGCAGGCGGGAGCATTGCATTATCGGAAGAAGAGCGAATGATGGATGAAGCCTTAGCAGCAATCTATGATGATACCGGTGAAGAAGAGGCAGGACAACATAACACACGAACTTCAACCGGGAGGAATGCAGGCCTCGGCAAGTCTGCTCCCCGTCTATCCAAATGGCTCGGTGATGTCAGACGATGTTTCCCAGAGGACGTGGTCTCGATCATTCAGAACGATGCGATGGAAAGAAAGGGATGGAAGCAGCTCCTCTTCGAGCCGGAAGTCCTAGCTCATGTGAAGCCAGATATTCAATTGGTCGGCACGCTGTTATCGCTGAAGGGAAGAATTCCGGAGAAGACGAAGGATACGGCACGCATGCTCGTCTCATCCGTTGTAGATGAACTAGTCAAACGTCTCGAGCAGGATATCCGGCGCGCGGTGACGGGTGCGTTGAATCGCCGGCAGCATTCCCCGTTGCCTTCCGTAAGCGGCATCGATTGGAAACGCACGATTCAGCGGAATTTGAAGCACTATGATCGCGAGAGCCGTCAGATCATACCGGAGAAATTCTACTTCTTCGACCGGGCACAGCGCAGTCAAGAATGGACGGTAATCCTAGATATTGATCAGAGCGGATCGATGGCTGATTCGGTCATATGGGCCTCGGTGATCGGTTCGATCTTCGCGAGCATTCCGGCGCTGCGAACACGTGTCGTCGTATTCGATACGGAAGTGGTAGATTTAACAGAGCAATGTGCGAATGACCCTGTGGAGATGCTGTTCGGAATTCAATTGGGCGGTGGAACAGATATTAACAAATCGGTTGCCTATTGCGAGCAATTTGTGGAAGAACCGAAGAAGACCTTGTTTATCATCATTTCGGATTTATATGAAGGCGGTAACCAATCCGCATTGATACGACGTATGCGTGAACTGCGAGAAGCGGGTGTACGGACGATGTGCTTACTCGCACTATCGGATCAGGGCCAACCGTTCTATGACGAACACGTTGCGAGACAGCTCGCTCGGGATGGAACGCCATGTTTTGCATGTACCCCTGCGTTACTGCCTGAACTCGTCGAAGGTGCGCTGAAAGGTTTTGATCTGGTCGAACTTGCGAAGCGAGTGGGGACGAAGAAAGAGTGA